Within Spinacia oleracea cultivar Varoflay chromosome 4, BTI_SOV_V1, whole genome shotgun sequence, the genomic segment ACTTTAAGTGAAATAAtgtcttgaaacttgaaagggTAAATTGGCAATTGGTGGATTAGCTCACTATGTTTATGTGTTAGCCTCCTTTGCTCTTGCTTTATGTGGAAGTTGCAACAAATGAACTAGTCCAGTAATTAGAGTCCTACAGCTTATGAAAATCAATTTATTGAATAATTCATTTGTGTCTTGTTGTGTAATTCACTTGCTTACAGCTTTCTGTGGACTTTTCTAGAGGAGTTTTAAGTGTGGCTATTACTTTTCATATTTGAGCTGCGTGTAAGTTTTGTACAGCTTCATACCCCCCTTTGATTACAGTTGTTCAAATCCCTCATAAGCTAAGTTGTACGTTCTTTTTGCTGCTGTATCCTTTTCAGTTGTGTCCTAGAATGTCATGTACATTCCTATGCACCCTAGCCTTGATCCCCACACATTTGTTTTGCCATGATGATGTACAGATTTATATAGCTAAAAAATCCTCTATTGTTTCCTTTCCATGTCAAAATATGTCATCTAATTCCTCAAGATGTCATATTACAGTCTATTCTGATTTGCATATGAAGTTTTGTAAAAAATATTTTCTATTCTCCCAGCAAGTTTCATCTGTAGACGTAATGCAGGCATCAGAATAAAGTAGATACATCTTCTGTTTGTAACAGTTCTCTTGAAAGGAATTCTAATTTATGAACGTTGATCCTTGTCTtattttccatcccatgtattTCTTACCCAGACATAATCAAGCTCTATGTGGACCTGTCATGTCTTCTAACACTATTGCAAAGCATGAACGTGGCAGAATTTTCCCTGAGCATTTAAAAGCATAACctttatgctttgttttcaGGATTATTTCTTCACGAGATTCACCAATTATGTAACCATGTACCAGAGAACCTCGTACACTGAAATAACAGCTAGTTTATGGCTTTCCCTGCGACTTCAGGTCATTCTCACTGCTCACTAAATCTTCTTATTTAAGACACATTGTCAATTGTAaagtgctctctctctctctctggaTAATTTTGCCTTTTGTTAAACTTTTTAGCTAATGATAGTAGTAGGACAGTTATATCCATTGTATTTTTTATGTCCACTTCTTCTTAGGTCTGATGCACTAACCATTTCATAATTTAGTTGTTGGCAGCATTTCTCATCTCATTTATAGCCCTTATGGCTATTATTGGCTCCTTTGGTAAACTCCCTGTTAGTATGGGCACACCTGGACTGGTAAGCTTTTACTTTTCCTGTTTCCAGACCATGATACTTGAGCCTCTGTACTGTATTGTTAACAAAGTAGTCTGAAATCTTCTTTACACTAACAGGTTGGCTTGGCACTATCTTATGCGTCTCCACTTGTTTCTCTAATGGGAAGTTTCTTATCTAGCTTCACTGAGACAGAGAAGGAAATGGTTGCTGTCGAAAGAGTTGCCCAGGTGAAGAGCTGTTATATCATCAAGACTTGACTTTGATGCTTTGATTTATCATCTGATTCTCCACCATCCTATTCTTTTCTGAACATAGTTTATAGCTGCCATGTATTTGTGTATATAATTTCTCTTCAAATGCCAGTATATGGACATTCCTCAAGAAGAATTATGCGGATCTATAGCCATTCCTAAAGGTTGGCCTTGTCAAGGACGAATTGAGTTTCAGAATGTGATTCTCAGATATTTGCCTTCTCTTCCTCCAGCATTGTGTGACATATCATTTACCATTGCAGGAGGAACTCATGTAAGCCTTCTCTTCTCCcttaatacttcgtatttgtTTTGAGCTCATTGTGCACAAAGTTGGCCTTTTCTTCCATCTATACTATGAAGCCGACAAGTTTGTGACGATTGTGTAGGTTGGAATCGTTGGAAGGACTGGTGCTGGAAAGTCTAGCATTGTAAATGCCCTTTTCCGTCTGAGCCCAATATGCGGAGGGCGCATATTAGTTGATGATGTAAACATAGACCATGTTTCCGTTAGAGATCTTCGCTCAAGATTTGCTGTTGTCCCACAAAGTCCTTTCTTATTTCAAGGATCTGTGAGGtgaagttcaaaacttcaaattgaagattttatttaaatttatgagCTTTGTTAAAAATCTGACTGATTTAAGCTGAGTGTTATCAGCTGTTGACTATTATGTCTACCCAAACTTATCTGTTCCGTGTTTGTAAACCTGTTACCTCTTGAGTATGCATTCATCTCAATAAATTAATGTATACACACTTCTATAATGGCTAGAGTCGCTAGACAGTTGAAAGAATTGTCTTGCTGTTGACACACATGCTCTGTATTCCTATGCCATAAACCATTTTTCTGATTTAAATGCCTTTTGATGTCATGAAACTGCTTCAAGTGACAAGAAGTGTTCATTATTATCAATCTTGTATATCTAGGGAAAATTTAGATCCATTCCGAATGAATGATGACCTGAAACTCTGGGAAGTTCTGGAGAAATGCCGCATTAAGGAAGAGATAGAAGCAGCAGGTGGATTGGATATGGAAATAAAGGAATCTGAGGCATCATTTTCTGTTGGCCAACGGCAACTTCTCTGCCTTGCGCGAGCATTTTTGAAGTCTTCCAAGGTTTGCTGCATTAAATACAATCACAAATAGTTTGAGACATAATTAAGTAATTTCTAGAAATGTTTCTACGATTAGATTATCATTAGCTTTCTGTGTCACGTCAACCAGAAACTTTGTTCCGAGGTTAATATTTGGAAGATGACACAAACTGTCAGATTGGATAATAATGGTCTCTGATGTTTCAGGTGTTATGCTTAGATGAATGCACAGCTAATATTGATATTCAGACAGCTTCAATACTACAAAGCGTCATATCTAGAGAATGTCAAGGAATGACTGTTATCACTATTGCTCATCGGATCTCAACTGTGCTGAGCGTGGATAATATCTTTGTTCTTGAGAAAGGAACTCTGGTATGTTCACCTTCACCCTACTTATTTCACCATTATGTATACACCCTTGTACTCTCTACCCCCAACCCCAAATTATGCTATTCTAACCTCCCAAAAATCAATTACCTGTTTTTTGTGTGTTGCGAATTTGCAAGCATTAACCTCTCCTCTTGAAAGCATGTGTTTTGCTTCTTTGATTTTCATTACTACTCATTTTCACCTAATGAGCATTACCTTGGACTTCGATATAGGACGTTCTACTAAATCATACACAATTTTCCTCACCATTCTCGTTATTACCTTACACTAAATGGCCGTTGGTGTGTTGgcagaatttctgaatttgtggctaCCCTTTATTCCCCCTTTCCAACTTCTTAGGAATTTGCCATTCACTACCCTACTATATCTTTGTATGTTGTGTGAAATTGCAGAAGTTCTTAGAGAATCATCGTTTATATTTTTCTTGATTctaattatttataattttaatcCAAGGCTGAACAAGGAAATCCACATATTCTGCTTCAAGATGACCGCTCAAAGTTTGCAGCCTTCACTAGAGCTTCATTAATGTAACAACATTAGTGATGGAACCTAACTGCAAAAATTGTGGAACGGACTGGCTTAGTGGTTGTAGCCTGTAGATATGTGCTTGTCAGGCTAACTATTTTCCATGCGGACTTACTTGAGCTGAGCGGTCTGCACTAGGTTTTTTCTGACTTTATATTATTGGTCCTGGGTTGAGATATTTTAAAGATGTACTGTAATATTTTTCTGATCAGAAATCTTGGAAGGATATTGGGGTTGGACTCGTGGGAGTTGTAGTTTTGGTTACTAATTACCTTTGATTTGGGAGAGGATGTTCATTTCTCTTCTATTGTAGCttaatttgttgttgtttagTACGAAGTAGTTGCTAACTTAATGAACAGAGCATTCTGCAATGTAAGCCATTTGATATGTATTAGTTTGCCACAAATAATGGAAATGGATGATATATAACTAGATTACGTGCAATTGGATGTTCCCGGGAGCATCAAAGGTTATGCTCACAACAGCTGATAAAGATTCGTTCACCAACGAACCTCCTAGTTGAGGTCCATCGTAAGAAGAATCAAAAGTGTCCGACGAAGCTACCTCGAGATCAAAGACCGAGGAAGTATTACGTATATATGTACCTTAATGTTAATGCCACGCTATTAGGCGTTCTTTTCCTAACGAAAATGCGCACCATTTAAGGTGTTTTCGTATAAATGTTATTCTATTTTAATAAAAACTGTTTATATTATCTGTGAACTGGCTACTGATCCGAGGTACTATagctttatgtttgttgttaggTTTATGCTTTTGCCGGATTGGGGTGAAGACAAGTACATAGAGGACAAATATCAAATTTAacaattgtaaaaaaaaaaacggtgaAAAAAATGGTAACTTACAAttgtaaaaaaatgaaaaaaatagtttttttttttttttttttttggtgcgaatgagcaaTGAGCAAATGACTACGTTTGTGTTCATTGCACATAAAAACCAAGAAAAGGAATGAAGGACATAATACGACTATTCGAGTATTTGGAATGACTTGgtataaaataaagaatactccgtaataatcaGTAGGTTGTTtattctaattctaatagaaggTTCTCTACCTTCCTTCCAAGTTATCTTCCAGGCCGGCCACCATTCAGCTTAACGCCGCCGCAACAACCACCTCATTTCCGCCACTCCTAGACCATGAGTAAAGGACCTTCTCTCTTCTCAGACATCGGCAAAAAAGCCAGAGGTACCTTCTTTTTTACTTTATCCCTcccaattttgaaaattatttcttatttagcttctatttttaattaattatttttgggGCTCCCATTTGTAATATCTGCAGAAATTCTGTACAAAGATTACAGCTATGACAGGAAATTCAGTGTCACAACTCAAACTCAAGATGGACTTGTATGTGTTTCTCTCTTTTGGAATTTTCATGTGTTGTGGAAATGTGGGTCATTTGCATATAATTGCAATTTTCTTGGTGTTATTTTTTGTTGTTGGTAAAATTGAATGTCAtttcttgaagctttaacttcaattATGAACATAGGTCATATGATTAGGAACATTGACTTTTCTTACAACTTGTGCAAATATTCAGTTTAGTGGGAAATTTTCAATCTTTGGACTCTTTGGTTAAGATCTCATGTTTTAAAGAATCAATTTTGATCAATTTAGAGCTCCTAAGTTCAAAAGCAACCAAAGCATACTTGTTTTTTGCCCCAAACTCTTGTCCTTGTCATTGACAAATTGTGGAATTGCCTTGTCAGTTTCCATTTAATCCAAATTAAATTCACTTCCCCTTCTGTACTGTCTGCTGCATTGTTGAGTTATGTCTGGAATCATAATGCTCCATGTAGCCGGTAGAAGTTGAACTCGTTCTTCTTCTGATCCCCCTTTATTTAGTGTCTATATTATTGTCATGGTGTTGATCGTGCTGTTCTTTCTAGACAAATTACATTTCCTATTTTTTCCCTCGAGTTTGGAATAGTTGCCTAATATGGGCCCAAGAAGTGTTCTTTCTAAAGTTTATGGTGTAGTATGTGTCTTTGATTTGTTATCTTTCTATATACTTCAGAAACTGTTTATCAACTCTAAATTGTGATAATGATGTTTTCTTCGCCTGAAGGCCCTTACTTCAAGTGCCCTGCAAAAGGAAAGTCATTCAGTTGGTGATGTGGCTGCACAATTCAAATACAAGAATGCAGTTCTTGATGTCAAAATTGATACACAGTCCAGTGTAGGTTCTTCTGCAAATGCCTTTTTTCATTTGTGAATAGGACAAAGGtataaagaagaagaaaaaaaagtaaTCGTCAACTCTTTTCTTGGCAGATAGCTACAACCCTTACTTTGACTGATCTTATGCCATATCTTAAGTCAATTGCTTCAGTTAAGCTTCCTGACTACAACTCTGCAAAGGTACATTTGCCATGATTTGCTTAATCACGTCATTTCATCATTTAAAAATTTCCTGCAAATGCATTGAAAGAAACTTGGGAATCATCCATGTTTCACCAATATGCCCTTTCTTGCTATTAAAGATACTTTTAGATATTCTTTCTTGTGTGATTGCCTTCTAAAACTGTAATGCCTATATTAATCAAATCAAGCAAACAAAATTTATCAACTCTTGTTGTGGCCCTTGTGGGTAAGGATGGCATTGTAGTTCATCTCATGCTAGGGTTTATGTCACAGGTAGAGAGGGTTGATGAATAATGATGCAAAAGGAACTTGACTATGAACAACAAACTTCATGGTTGTTTCAGCATATATTATTTAGAAAGAAAATCAATGATGTTCATATGTCTTGATTCTCTCGAAGGACTCGAAGATCTTATTTAACTATGCAAGTTTAAATGATGAGAATGAGACTCTTATATGGGAACATAATTTTAATGGATTTAACTGATATATATCCAGTTTATGCATGCTTGTAAAAATTGAGTTTTTAGCTTGTTAGAAACCGAGGACTTCTTTATGCAAATTTTCAGAGACTTGGTAATTAGACAATCTAATAAGATGTGTTGAACATGGTAAACTAAAGGAAAATGAGTACTCTGTATGTGTTTCTGGTGTGATTTTTGTAATATATTGCAGACACATTGTAGTTCTCACCCCATCATCTGGAGATCTTTCTTATAAGGGGCTATCATATTCCTTCGTTTTTTTTTGTTAGACTAAGAAATTGTTTATCTTTGCTGAAAATTCTAGATATTCCTTCATTGGTATTTCATATATATAGTTTCAGTTAATAATATTAGGAGGCTTTAAAGCTTTTTAAAATGAACCGATTTTGGCACTTAAGACTTTTTTATGCTTCCGGCTTTGGATTGTTGGAAAGTCTTCTCACAGCTTGTCTAAGTCGTTGTTGAACACACTAAAGTGCTTGTGATAATCTTGTTCTCATGGCAGCTTGAGCTTCAGTACTTCCATGAACATGCAGCACTTAGTTCATCTGTTTCCTTGAACAAGTCCCCTATTTTCAATGTTTCAGCCACCTGTGGTACTCCAAGCACTGTAATTGGTGTGGAGGCAGGTTATGATACTTCTATTTCCGATTTTACGAAGTACAATGTTGGCATTAGCATGACAAAACCAGATTCCTGTACATCTGTTATCTTGTAAGTCTCTTTGCTTGAACTACTATATATAGTTCACATGTGATATTGCTGCTAAAATTTTCTGAAACATAAAGATGGATTTATGAATATGTTACAGCTTGTTGAAAAGAATATTATAGAACTTAATTAGAAAATTGAACAAACATTGGAATGCTCAAGGATTTAATCATCCCAACAGgcttaattgaacttattttatgcTAGTGTTGTTACTTTAAAACATTTGATCTTTGCATAATGACTTTTTAAATTAATATCACGTCACAATCTCCCCTTCCCTTTTTGGAATAGGGGTCATTACTCAATATCCAACTAAActggttttttgtttttggttttttttctaATCCTGTCATGGATTCCAGAGCCGAAAAGGGTGACCTAGTCAGAGCGTCGTATGCACAGTACCTTGATCAAGGGAGAACCACTTCAGTAGTGGAGTTTACAAACAGATTTTCTGAAGATGGAAATACTTTAACTGTTGGAGGATCATATGCTGTTGATGATTTAACCGTAATCAAGCTGAAGCATAATAACCAGGGGAATTTCGGAGCACTTGTGCAACACGAGTTTAAACCCAAGTCAGTACTGACAGTGGCAGCTGAGTTTGATTACGATTCTATTGACACACATCCAAAACTCGGCATATCACTTGCACTAAAACCATGACTTGAGTAGCATCTGATAATCAGCTGGTTCTGTTTGATGTACATGTATGCATCTTCTGTACTTTGTGATTTGCAACATAATCTTCCTAAAAGCGCGCTCATTTTGTATTGCTTGAACAACTCGGTCTCTTGTTTCAAATCACATGTTGAATATATGTGTTATTATCTTTCATGTTTCTGTTTTTAGGCACTTGAAACTCTGGGTTTGAACATGGTGCGCCATTTCGTAAGAAGATCTTTGATATCAGCATTCATTCTTGTTCCTTTACCTCCCCAGACTAGCATATGAGAAAGGTCTTCCATTGATGAGCCATCTACTTCATGCACAATTTTGAATCCCATTCTACTATAGAACCTTACCAGCTGCACAAAGATACAAATGAAATTAGTTTTGCTCAAATACTGTTAAAAACACAAAAGGGTCACCTTTATTTTAGCACTAACAGTATGGATTTTTGTATGAAATTGAAGGAAGGCTTTATGTGAACCTTGGAAAATACTAAATAATATGGTGTGCTGTTGAATTTGCTACAttatttgtggtttttttttactGGTTGATGGAGAACAAGATTTGACAATAAAGaagggaaagagaaaaaaaaaaaaccttagaATGGTAGAGATCAGTATCATTGATAGCAAGAAGCTGAGCAGAGTTGCAAGCAGAATCAAAACCATGTCTAACAGCAACAGCACCAAGGAATAATCCAACCCCAAAAATTGATCTCTGCATACTCAAAGTCTCTTTGCTCAATCTGATGGAATCCAAGTGCAGAATTTTGCCATCAAACCAGAACCTTATCACTCCTTCTGCTCTTCCTAGCTCTCTGTTTGTCTCCAAGTTTTTTGCTGTTATTCTGAAAAAGGGTCCCACTTTTTGCAGCTTTAAATCCAGATTTCTAGATTTTGAGGTTTCCATTATTTCTTGCATTGTTGGGATATCAGCAAAACTTACTGATGATGTTATCCTTGTTGATGCTCTAATCATGCCCGTACTCATACTCATACTCTGGTTATTTTGATTTGAGATTGCAGTTTTGGTTGTTGGGTTTAATGGAACAAATCCCACATCTATCTGGTAAAATTGAAAATCATGTCATTCATGTTGTATAACTATTTTTAGGGGAGTTGGGATGGACAACTTTTGGAGGATGTAATGCCACGTGGAAGATCATGGTCCTTTATTTTCTAGGTTGAATATCTTTTAAGTTACTGATTGACAAACTGCAAACATGTTCTTTGTAAATAGAAACTTCTAGCAACTCGGATTCCAGACTTAAACTGCAAACATGCTCtttttttggtatttttcaAGAATTTGttcaaaaattattttccaataaACGTTTTTGGGTTGATAAATTTTCTATTTGCATCTACTACTACACATTAAATATCACACCCTTAATCCTTATCACTGTTAAAATTTATAAGTACTTGCACATTCACCATTCAAATTTACATGAGAAAGTTCCAAAGCCAACTATaacaaacttttttttttctttccattCCTTGTACCTACATAATTACATACATACACAGACTATAAACAAAAAAAGACAGATTACAGAATGTCAAGTATTCTGATTACATAATTACATACACATATTTATTTTACAGATCGATCACAGAATGTTAAGTATTTTGATTCCTCTTTGTGAAAAACAGATCAATAGGAAGATATTTGCCTTGTTCTGGTAATGACTTGCGCCTTTTCTTTCTACTTTGGCTCACAATCTGGTCTTTTTTAATATACCTGACAAAAATTAGACAACTTCATAAATGAATACTGCTTGATTTACATTCTTATGACTTTCTTCAAACGTGTTCAATCAGCAGTATAGGACATAAAACTAAATGCGATGGGAGATGATGGTTATGCTAATAAGCAATGTGAAAGTACTTATACTATTCTCCTGTTGCACTATTACCTTAGGCACAACACTCATACTTCAGATTTCTTGTATTTTCCAAGATCAGTGGTCAGTCTCCAATTACAGAGCATTAAcagaaaaatgaaaagaaaaaaaattgaaaggcCAAAAAAAGTGGTGTATTTACCTCTGCTTCGAGCAGTGATTATTCATTGAGCTGCTACCAGAGCACTCTTCCTGCAATCTTTCAGCAAGATGAAAATCAAAATGTTCTTGTCTTTCATCAACAAATTCAAGAGGCATCTCTATTCCACATATAGAACACTTGTAACCATCCACCCACAAAAACTGATCTTGCCGACTAGAGGAACAGGCATCGGTATCAACTCTAGCATTGGTACATGCTGTCACTTCATCAGGGTTTTTGTTACTGCGACAATATTCTGTCTCCAAAGATAGCGTGGCAACAGGTTTGTGTTCTTTAGAGGTATGCTCAACCCGAGCACTTTCCTTGAGAGACAATAGAAAACAGCAAAGGCAATAAACAATTAAACTTTCTAGGACAGTGAAAGTAGGCACCTACTTTTTTCACTCAGTGATTCTAACAATGAGTTAAGGATTAAAACAGAGAAGAAAAATATATCAAGACGTACTTCTGCTTGAATATTATTGAGAGGCATATTGTTTTGTTCTACATCAGAAGTATTTTCGTTCAAACTGCAGTTGTTATGACAGAAATCTGAGAATTGGTCGCTGTTGAAGACATCTTCATGCACGAAAGTAGATCTGTGGTCACAAGCAGCTAAAACATCTCCATTCTCATTcggaaaacaattttcctttgcctttagctttgaactatcACGGTTATGGATAGTAGGTTCAGATGCATCTCCTACTATGACAAAGTTCGTAATGGATTTCTGCATAGGATCAGACGAGCCAACTTTATCTTCACTAAACTGAGAAACTCGAAGGCCTGTTAGAAAATAACAGACAAACAAAGACATCAAGTATTAACAACTAAAAGTTACAGACAGATACAATAAGTCACGTACAAACATGATAGATGAAGACAGCTTTTTAAGTATAACTGTATAAGGAATAAATTTCAGACATCTTATTAATGATCTAGTGTGATCCTATCCAAAATCCTTCCCAGAGTTTCTTAGTGTGGAAACTAAGTCTACCCTAAACGAGTTTATAAACGAACACGGATGAGGCTTAtaaacgaacatgaacgagctGTTCGCGAGCCAATGAAGTTACAAGTGACAATCATAATTGACTTTGTGGAAGGTTTCATCGAATACACTTTTGACTTCATATTATCTTTACTTGTAAAAATGCATATTTATCTGTCTACAAAGTAACAGGACACTTCAAAAATCTTCCATAAAATCTGGAAAACAAATTAAACTCCTTTATTACCTATAAGTCTCAGTGATGCAGGAAGTTCCGCTTTCAGCAGTTTCTTAGCATGTGACAGTATATCCTCACTTGAACATATAAACTTCTGCAAAGTCACGGCTCTAGTTCGAACCTATCAGAAATTGAGTAAGTCAAGAGCTCAAAGTTAAAATGAGAATGTAACACTAGCTAAGCAAAGTTTGTCACAAGATCACATCAAAGTCCCAAA encodes:
- the LOC110804943 gene encoding mitochondrial outer membrane protein porin 2, yielding MSKGPSLFSDIGKKAREILYKDYSYDRKFSVTTQTQDGLALTSSALQKESHSVGDVAAQFKYKNAVLDVKIDTQSSIATTLTLTDLMPYLKSIASVKLPDYNSAKLELQYFHEHAALSSSVSLNKSPIFNVSATCGTPSTVIGVEAGYDTSISDFTKYNVGISMTKPDSCTSVILAEKGDLVRASYAQYLDQGRTTSVVEFTNRFSEDGNTLTVGGSYAVDDLTVIKLKHNNQGNFGALVQHEFKPKSVLTVAAEFDYDSIDTHPKLGISLALKP
- the LOC110804953 gene encoding uncharacterized protein yields the protein MSMSTGMIRASTRITSSVSFADIPTMQEIMETSKSRNLDLKLQKVGPFFRITAKNLETNRELGRAEGVIRFWFDGKILHLDSIRLSKETLSMQRSIFGVGLFLGAVAVRHGFDSACNSAQLLAINDTDLYHSKLVRFYSRMGFKIVHEVDGSSMEDLSHMLVWGGKGTRMNADIKDLLTKWRTMFKPRVSSA